Below is a genomic region from Telmatobacter sp. DSM 110680.
TTATCGGGATATCCGTAGGTGCGTGGCTCTTTGTGAGTGGACCTCTTGCCGACCAATTTCAATCACGCGCAGAATCGAACTTTGGCATGCTTGCGATCATGATCGTTTGCATATCGATCTTGCTCGGTGTACTGGTTAGCGTGTGGGACTCGAAAGAGGAAGTTGTTCCGCAAAAGCATCGGCATATCGCCTTCAGAAGGTTGTTGCATCACTGAAAAAAGGGCGATCCTTTAGTTCCCTGTCTGGACGCAGGAAATGTGTGCCGCTTTTGTGTTTTTTGATTTGTGAGATGAAACTGTTCCGGTATCCGGCCCCTTGCCCTCCCCTTCCGTCAGGCTGATAATTCTTAGCGGAACAGAGATGTTGATGCGAGATGTGCCGCAAGCGGCATCTCTTTTCGGGGTAACTCGATGAAGCGTCGGATCTTGATTGCGATCGGTTCCGCACTGCTTATCATGGGTGGCGTCGGGGTGGTGGCTTCACTGGCGTGGCTTACAGCAGACAAGATAAACGGCTCCCTTTCGGCCATGCTTGACCCGCACATGGAAACTCTTATCTATGTGTTGCCAACGCTGATGCTTGTGATCGCGATGGCGGGGGCTGGATTTCTGGCCAGCGCGCTTTCAACTCCGCCGGGTGCGGCGCGCATCCCGCACCACCTGCGTCCGCATACGCATTTTCACGCGTGACGGGCGGTTTAGATGCGGCAGGCGGTGTGTGAATCCCTGTCTGCCCGTTAGCGAGCGTCCTGCTTTGCGTTCCCCATCTCTGTTTTCTGCAGCCGGACAATAATCCAACCGCGGTGCCAGCTTCGAGTTATTCAGGGAACCAGCGCGGTCTGCCTGACAAAAACCAACTTCATCGAACCTCCCTCATTTCAGAAAATTGTGGACGAGTTTTCTAACAGCGAGCATAGTTTATAGAACCTAATGTTAAATTTACTTGACATAATGTTTGCTATTTTTTACTATTGCTGCAAGTTGATTCGGGAGGATCAAGATGCCGTATCGAGAAAAGACAGCCTGGTTGTCGCTCTTCGCGATGATCGTCACGTTTGGCCCATACTTTGTCTATGTCGCGATGGACTCGCACCCGCCCAGGCCGTTGCCTGATCTCCACGAACTGAGCTACTACGCGGCGATCACCATCGCGGAGCTGATCATTTTGGGCGTCGGACACCTTGTGTTCCGGCTCAAGTCGCCTGACGAAGCGCGCACCCCGCTCGACGAAAGGGATGAAGCTATCAAGCGCCGCTCGCTCAGTTCCGCATATTACGTTCTGATCTTCGGCATGATCCAGGTGGGATGCATCATGCCCTTTATGTCCAAGGGGTGGACGCTTGTTCACGCTTCGATCTTCATGATCGTTGTCGCGGAAATTACCCGCTTAAGCGTTACCGTAATCAGCTATCGCAGGCAGGCGTGATGGAAGGGAAAATCTCCAACCGAATTCGCGTACTGCGTTTCCACAACGGCGAAATGTCGCAAGCCGATCTTGGTCAACGCATTGGTGTAACCAGGCAGACAATCGCCGCAATCGAAGCTGGAAAATACTCGCCGTCTCTGGAGGCCGCGTTCCGGATAGCCAATGTTTTTAAAGTTCCCCTTGGAGAAGTATTCCAATGGGACGAGAACGCTGC
It encodes:
- a CDS encoding helix-turn-helix transcriptional regulator, giving the protein MEGKISNRIRVLRFHNGEMSQADLGQRIGVTRQTIAAIEAGKYSPSLEAAFRIANVFKVPLGEVFQWDENAAG